One segment of Anopheles stephensi strain Indian chromosome 3, UCI_ANSTEP_V1.0, whole genome shotgun sequence DNA contains the following:
- the LOC118514010 gene encoding LOW QUALITY PROTEIN: uncharacterized protein LOC118514010 (The sequence of the model RefSeq protein was modified relative to this genomic sequence to represent the inferred CDS: inserted 1 base in 1 codon; deleted 2 bases in 1 codon): protein MSTKTTTTTTTVSGRGSSSSSSSGGEFDVTSFEKRLRDLKDTQDSIQQLSSWCLSKRAHHKKIVSSWLNVLKQVKIESRLTLFHLANDVIQNSKRKHYEYVDSWGTYLQKATTLVRDEKVKHKILRIFKIWEEREIYNEEFLADLNGLLSVTTPSSSSSSNSSSSKMHPARTXAGPTLASGPTKLAETKSVVSATTAQLDVDDYQASQLVTVVRECVKHQSDTDHAFKGLNKKPHVDVEAVMNSIKGKDRKKVEEVELEIDEHLAQYESVVEVLKTEQKSRQELLTSLQQASLFYEHQRTEVKVVVNAYRNFGNRLKSMKKRLDELTVSLPSPIPSPDINAPSPVPSDGDNILPNDDNYFQMIQHQGSYMGGGNLSFDINDFTRSDSPMVMNRVQPIQVIHSRKEQTEGVNDFLKTFFPDPSGYHGPPPGSGPAGGGGVVQPSSQPSPPGIVPHPYGGGGGGGGGGGVGGGGVGGFINPWASSTPRGPPPGRGNNGGYGGNNGSRPPPYGGQSMLQDYGTPQQSQGVGRNAGPITQPLQPPPMPPINLDASDEYNSTWNMSMAWDGTHDSSGFQSLDAPVSPSHYDRKGMNNSGMLLDYGDGSSGDGGLMQDVDHRQLSGNLSMAPFVKEKGRLADVDHRNLISLTGSPGGPPQLKDAHDLDALDDSSSSNSMPVGSTNVRGGGMHKRKTAAPQPVPAPSVPSNESGSGSRGSIWSAHGNAFSAPSNDIDLRLSAVQGPPNSALTVVPTTRASNTSLGSEPHRNDTGETESNDLDLDMRIQSLEKAIAAQIASSAAPPLSMERLGNADEGDLAMSNSGTTARMMAMQSVKSAAVSGEGELNLPSLQTPVSLIEIDSFLQNFERENFEDFSKPPALLMSNQTESSQSPPATSEHSAVGDGKRNPSDNTESVDMDLSDEECDPLHHQSHHEGDKSLSPQPVSASYRHHHGADENSSDAPAKDDGTLMDNQDTESPLMRLPVVNSNNGIGGSNGGGGGANNQTGPLLQRPPLLPDPSFPPGAGPKWDLPPPNLMSLNPMMNAVIPPPPTLGALVNKLTQPPPLGAGQIWADQPPPNGQQGDVVSNRFGTPNRPPPPLPFGSGNGGNYRGGGGGAGGTPRGGRGHNRPPYFRGGGSGGMRTNMVPGGLMMPGGGGPFAGQIVGGTGGSPGMRGGGYHRGGGNKFRGGGAGGGGGGNNRTGW from the exons AtgtcaacaaaaacaactacGACCACCACAACGGTGTCGGGACGAgggagcagtagcagcagcagcagcggcggagAGTTCGATGTGACCTCCTTCGAGAAACGGCTGCGGGACCTGAAGGATACGCAGGACAGCATTCAGCAATTGTCCAGCTGGTGTCTATCGAAACGAGCTCACCACAAAAAGATAGTGAGCAGCTGGCTGAACGTACTGAAGCAAG TAAAAATCGAAAGCCGATTGACGCTGTTTCATCTGGCCAACGACGTGATACAGAACAGCAAGCGCAAACACTACGAGTACGTCGATAGCTGGGGCACTTACCTGCAGAAAGCGACCACGCTGGTGCGCGACGAGAAGGTGAAGCATAAGATTTTACGCATCTTCAAAATCTGGGAAGAGCGGGAAATCTACAACGAAGAATTTTTGGCCGACCTGAACGGGCTGCTAAGCGTCACGACACC cagcagcagcagcagcagcaacagcagcagcagcaaaatgcATCCAGCTCGAA ATGCTGGACCGACACTCGCCTCCGGTCCGACGAAGCTGGCTGAGACGAAATCGGTCGTTAGTGCGACTACCGCCCAGCTCGATGTGGACGACTATCAAGCGTCACAGTTAGTGACGGTGGTACGCGAATGTGTCAAGCATCAGAGCGACACTGATCATGCGTTCAAGGGGCTAAACAAAAAGCCACACGTTGATGTGGAAGCGGTAATGAACTCGATTAAGGGCAAGGACCGCAAGAAGGTGGAAGAGGTCGAGCTCGAGATCGACGAACATTTGGCGCAGTACGAGAGCGTTGTGGAGGTGTTGAAGACGGAGCAGAAATCGCGCCAGGAGCTGCTCACCTCGCTGCAGCAGGCCAGTCTGTTCTATGAGCACCAGCGGACGGAGGTGAAGGTGGTGGTAAAT GCTTATCGAAACTTTGGCAATCGGCTGAAGAGCATGAAGAAAAGGCTGGACGAGCTGACGGTAAGCTTACCAAGCCCGATCCCGTCTCCGGACATTAACGCACCGTCCCCAGTGCCCTCGGACGGGGATAACATTCTGCCCAACGATGACAACTACTTCCAGATGATACAGCATCAGGGAAGCTACATGGGCGGAGGCAATCTGTCCTTCGACATCAATGACTTTACCCGCAGTGACTCTCCGATGGTCATGAACAGAG TACAACCGATACAAGTGATACATTCGCGTAAGGAACAAACCGAAGGGGTGAACGATTTCCTGAAGACTTTTTTCCCCGATCCATCAGGTTACCATGGGCCACCACCGGGTAGCGGGCCGGCGGGCGGTGGTGGAGTGGTGCAGCCCTCCTCCCAGCCATCACCACCCGGCATCGTACCACACCCGTAcggcggtggaggtggtggtggtggtggtggaggcgtGGGAGGTGGCGGTGTTGGCGGATTTATAAACCCTTGGGCTTCCTCGACTCCCCGAGGACCTCCGCCCGGTAGAGGAAACAATGGTGGATATGGTGGCAACAATGGTAGCAGACCGCCACCGTACGGCGGTCAGTCGATGCTGCAGGACTACGGAACGCCGCAACAGTCGCAGGGCGTTGGACGGAATGCGGGGCCGATTACGCAGCCACTACAACCACCGCCAATGCCGCCCATCAATCTGGATGCATCGGACGAGTACAATTCGACGTGGAACATGTCCATGGCGTGGGACGGAACGCAT GATTCGTCCGGATTCCAGAGCCTGGATGCCCCGGTCTCACCGTCACACTACGATCGCAAAGGCATGAACAATAGCGGCATGCTGCTGGATTACGGTGATGGAAGCAGTGGAGACGGTGGGCTGATGCAAGACGTTGACCATCGGCAGCTGTCCGGCAACCTTTCGATGGCTCCGTTCGTGAAGGAAAAGGGTCGCCTGGCGGATGTAGACCATCGCAATCTAATCTCACTCACCGGATCGCCTGGCGGTCCGCCACAGCTGAAAGACGCGCACGATCTGGACGCGTTGGATGACAGCTCGTCTTCGAACAGTATGCCGGTAGGGTCGACGAATGTACGTGGCGGTGGTATGCATAAGAGGAAGACGGCCGCTCCACAACCTGTACCTGCTCCAAGCGTGCCATCGAACGAATCGGGCAGTGGTAGCAGAGGTTCGATTTGGTCGGCCCATGGAAACGCCTTTTCTGCGCCATCCAACGACATCGATCTAAGGCTGTCCGCTGTGCAAGGGCCACCCAACTCCGCCCTCACGGTAGTGCCGACGACGAGAGCGTCGAACACGTCGCTAGGTTCCGAGCCGCATCGGAACGATACTGGAGAGACCGAGTCGAATGATCTCGATCTCGATATGAGGATACAATCGCTGGAAAAAGCGATCGCGGCACAAATAGCGAGTAGCGCGGCACCGCCGCTCTCGATGGAAAGGCTTGGCAATGCGGACGAAGGCGATCTGGCGATGAGCAACAGCGGGACGACGGCGAGAATGATGGCA ATGCAATCGGTTAAGAGTGCAGCGGTAAGCGGTGAGGGCGAATTAAATTTGCCTTCGCTGCAGACGCCGGTTTCGCTGATCGAGATTGACAGCTTTTTG CAAAACTTCGAGCGGGAAAACTTTGAGGATTTCTCCAAACCACCGGCATTATTGATGAGCAACCAGACCGAATCATCCCAATCGCCACCAGCTACCTCAG AGCATTCCGCGGTGGGAGATGGGAAGCGAAATCCTTCCGACAACACCGAGAGCGTGGACATGGACCTGTCGGACGAGGAGTGTGACCCGCTGCACCACCAATCGCATCACGAGGGAGATAAAAGCCTATCGCCACAGCCAGTCTCCG CCTCCTATCGCCATCATCACGGTGCCGACGAGAATAGTAGCGATGCGCCGGCGAAAGACGATGGGACACTCATGGACAACCAAGACACCGAAAGCCCGCTAATGCGGCTACCGGTCGTGAATAGTAACAACGGCATCGGTGGCAGcaacggcggcggcggtggtgctAACAATCAGACAGGGCCGCTCCTTCAGCGACCTCCGCTGCTGCCGGATCCATCGTTTCCGCCCGGTGCCGGTCCCAAGTGGGATTTACCGCCACCCAACTTGATGAGTTTGAACCCGATGATGAACGCGGTCATACCGCCACCGCCGACGCTCGGTGCGCTCGTGAACAAGCTGACCCAGCCGCCACCACTGGGAGCGGGACAGATCTGGGCAGatcaaccaccaccgaacggGCAGCAGGGTGACGTTGTGTCCAACCGGTTTGGCACACCGAACCGGCCGCCACCTCCGCTTCCGTTCGGTTCCGGGAATGGTGGCAACTaccggggtggtggtgggggtgcCGGTGGAACGCCTCGTGGTGGACGAGGTCATAATCGGCCACCGTACTTTCGTGGCGGTGGTTCGGGCGGTATGCGCACGAACATGGTCCCGGGCGGATTGATGATGCCGGGCGGTGGTGGCCCATTCGCGGGACAGATCGTGGGCGGCACGGGTGGGTCACCGGGAATGCGTGGTGGTGGATACCATCGGGGAGGTGGAAACAAGTTTCGCGGCGGTGGAGcgggcggcggcggcggcggcaacaATCGCACAGGATGGTAA